The Streptomyces sp. NBC_00670 genome window below encodes:
- a CDS encoding SDR family oxidoreductase, protein MPSRTGRKLAVVTGGTAGVGRATVREFAARGYDVAVLARGRAGLDGAVKDIEDAGGSALAVPTDVADHQAVRRAAERVERELGEIDVWVNVAFAGSLAFFWDTSPEEYERMTQVTYLGQVNGTRAALEYMRPRDRGVVVNVGSAMAYRSIPLQSAYCGAKHAVKGFTESVMTELIHERSKVRVCMIQLPGLNTPQFNWNLTRMPKHPQPVPPVFQPELPAKGIVFLAEHPRRNLWVGLSTAYTILGERLAPAFMDRYLGRKVVKGQQTDEDLPRWGANIDGPSDATEDRGAHGGFDAQAHGRDPVLWLSQHRRALLGGLAATGLAVATAAVVKGAS, encoded by the coding sequence ATGCCGAGCAGGACAGGGCGAAAGCTTGCGGTGGTGACCGGCGGGACCGCCGGAGTCGGCCGCGCCACCGTGCGCGAGTTCGCGGCCCGGGGGTACGACGTGGCAGTGCTCGCCCGCGGCCGGGCCGGTCTGGACGGCGCGGTGAAGGACATCGAGGACGCCGGAGGCAGCGCGCTGGCCGTCCCCACCGACGTCGCCGACCACCAGGCGGTGCGGCGCGCCGCCGAGCGGGTCGAGCGGGAACTGGGCGAGATCGACGTCTGGGTCAACGTGGCCTTCGCCGGCTCGCTCGCCTTCTTCTGGGACACCTCTCCCGAGGAGTACGAGCGGATGACCCAGGTCACCTATCTGGGCCAGGTCAACGGCACCCGGGCCGCGCTGGAGTACATGCGGCCCCGTGACCGGGGCGTCGTCGTCAACGTCGGCTCGGCCATGGCCTACCGCTCCATCCCGCTGCAGTCCGCGTACTGCGGAGCCAAGCACGCGGTGAAGGGGTTCACGGAGTCGGTCATGACCGAGCTGATCCACGAGCGGAGCAAGGTCAGGGTCTGCATGATCCAGCTGCCCGGCCTCAACACCCCGCAGTTCAACTGGAACCTCACCCGGATGCCGAAGCACCCCCAGCCGGTGCCGCCCGTGTTCCAGCCGGAGCTCCCGGCCAAGGGCATCGTCTTCCTCGCCGAGCACCCGCGGCGCAACCTGTGGGTGGGCCTGTCCACCGCCTACACCATCCTCGGCGAACGCCTCGCCCCCGCGTTCATGGACCGCTACCTCGGGCGCAAGGTCGTCAAGGGCCAGCAGACCGACGAGGACCTGCCGCGGTGGGGCGCCAACATCGACGGGCCCTCCGACGCGACGGAGGACCGGGGGGCGCACGGCGGCTTCGACGCACAGGCGCACGGGCGGGACCCCGTGCTGTGGCTCTCCCAGCACCGGCGTGCGCTGCTCGGCGGCCTCGCGGCGACGGGGCTCGCGGTGGCTACCGCGGCCGTGGTCAAGGGCGCCTCATAG